DNA from Aureimonas sp. AU20:
TGTCCGACAACGGGCCGGGCATCGACCCGGCCGTCCTGCCTCGCCTCTTCGCGCCGTTTTCCACCGCCAAGCCGCGCGGCCTCGGCCTCGGCCTCGTGATCTCGCGCGACATCCTGGCCGAATGGGGCGGCGATCTCACCGCGAGCAACGATCCCGGGCGCGGCGCGCGCTTCACCGCGCGGCTGAAACTTGCGCCCGCAACGAGGAGCCCTTCATGAGCGACGCCCCGAGCCTGCCCGTCGCTTTCGTCGACGACGAGCCCGACCTTCGCGCCGCCAACGAGCAGTCGCTGCTTCTGGCGGGCTATCGCCCGCTCCTGTTCGACCGCGCCGAAGCCGCGCTCGCCGCGGTCGATGCCGGCTTCGAGGGCGTCGTCGTCACCGACCTGCGCATGCCCGGCCTCAGCGGGCTCGACCTGTTTCGCCGTCTGCGCGCGCTGGACGCCGATCTGCCGGTGATCCTCGTCACCGGGCACGGCGACGTCGCCACCGCCGTCGATGCGCTGCACGAAGGCGTCTACGACTTCATCGCCAAGCCCTATCCCGCCGCGCGGCTGATGGACGCCGTGCGCCGGGCGGGCGAGAAGCGCCGGCTCGTTCTGGAAAACCGCCGACTGCGCGCGCTGGCCGCGCAAGGCAGCGAGGCCGACGCGCCGCTGATTGGCGACAGCCCCTCCATGCAGCGCCTGCGCCGCACGCTGCGCCAGATCGCCGACGCCGATGTCGACGTTCTCGTGGAAGGCGAAACGGGCTCGGGCAAGGAGGTGGTGGCGAGCGCGCTGCATGGCTGGAGCCGCCGCGCGGCCCATCCCTTCGTGGCGCTCAACTGCGGCGCTCTGCCCGAGACGGTGATCGAGAGCGAACTCTTCGGGCACGAGAGCGGCGCCTTCACGGGCGCGGCCAAGCGGCGCGTCGGGCGCATCGAGCATTCCAGCGGCGGAACGCTGTTTCTGGACGAGATCGAGTCCATGCCGCTGGCATTGCAGGTCAAGCTCCTGCGAGTCCTGGAAACGCGCGAGGTGGAGCCGCTCGGCACCAACGAGCGCCGGCCGGTGGACCTGCGCGTCGTCGCGGCCGCCAAGGTCGATCTCGGCGGGGCCGAAGCGCGAGCCTATTTCCGCGAGGATCTGTTCTACCGGCTGAACGTCGTGACCGTGCAGATCCCGCCCCTGCGCGAGCGGCGGGGCGATGTGCCGCTGCTCTTCGCCACCTTTCTGGAGCGGGCGGCCAAGCGGTTCCGTCGCGAACCGCCGGCCCTTTCGCCCTCCGTCGCCCGGCATCTGCGCGAGCACGACTGGCCGGGCAATGTGCGCGAACTCGTTCATTTCGCCGAGCGCGTGGCGCTGGGCATCGAGGAACCGGCGGAGCCTGCCGATTGCGCTCGAACCGGCATGACCCTGCCGGAGCGGGTGGACGCCTTCGAGGCCGACGCGATCCGCGCAGCCCTCGAAGGGAGCAATGGAGACGTGAAGCGGACGATCGAAGCGCTCGGCATTCCGCGCAAGACCTTCTACGACAAGCTCCAGCGACACGGCATAAGCCGCCGCGACTTCGCGGGCGAGAGCTAGATCACCTCTGAATTGTCCGACAGCTAAGCGTGTCCGCTTTACCGTCGCAGGATGCTCTAGGCGCCCTGCCGAATGGCATCGAGCACCTTGCCGAGATGCTGCGAGCCGGCTTCGGTCAGCGTGCCCCGATCGCCTTCGGCCTCCAGGAGCCCGGCCTTTTCGAGTTCCTCGACGCCGGCCGAATCCGCCTTGTGCCCCTTGCCGTCGTCGAGCACGACGCGCGTCACCACCTCGCCGCTGACGAGCGAATGATAGGCCGCGAAGGTGAGGATGGAGAGGGCGTGGTCGCTGAGTTTCGTCTGGCTCATGTCGGCTTTCCCAAGCTGAGGTTCTGTCTCCAAAACCCAATGGAACGGGCGCCCGATGGCTCCGCCGGAGCGGCAAATTCACGCGCCCCGGGCAGGCCGTTCTGCTGCGAAAAAAGTCCCTCTCCCCTTTCTCGACAGCGCCACGATCCGTCGTTACCTCTGCCCGCGGAACTGCAAGGCATCGCATATGACGAAGATCGTAGACCCCGAGTTGAACGCCCTGATTCGCGAGGTGATCGACGCCCGGCTCATCAAGCCCGGCTCGCCCGAGCAGATCGTGGCCGCGCGCGTGGCGAGCGAAGGTCTGGGCGCTCTGGCGCCCGACGAGCGGGAACTGTTCGAAACGAGGGTGCTGCCCATTCTGGCCAAGCCGATCCGGGAGCAACTGGCGATCGCCTCGATCGTGCAGCGCGGCGGCTACGTGCCCCGCAAGATCGAATTCTAAGCCCATCATATTTTGGCGAGGCGGGCGGTTGCGCCCGCCTCGCCCCGTGGAAACCGGACGAGACGATCCTAGATTCAAAGGGATATCTGTTTCGGAGTGTTTCGATGCGTGCCGACCCCGAATTGTCGCAATTGATCGCCGACGTCATCGACGCCGGGCTTTTGAAAGCGGGGTCGCGCGAGATCGAGATCGCCCAGCTCGTGGCCCGTCAGGGCCAGCGTCGGCTGACGCCGGAGGACCGGCATATTTGGGAAAACGGCGTGTTGCCGGTCCTGGCGAAGCCCATCGACATCCAGATCGCCGTCCGCTCGCTGGAGCGACGCTCCTACGGCTTGGCGCCCAGACCGTTGGCCTGAGGGTGCGGTCTCAGGCGTGGTCGGGCGGGCGAGCGCGGGATCACGGCGTGTCCTTCTCATCGCCGTCCAGCGCGGAGAAATCCGCCGAGAGGCCGAGGGCGGGCGCGACTTCAGTGGTGAGAACCGTTTCCACCGTTTGGATGCGTGCCATGGCATCGCGCAGCACGGCCTCGCCCTCCGCCGTGCCGGCGGCCTGACCGAGATCGGGGCCGAGCGCGCGGATCGACACGGCGATGGCACCGAGCTCCTGCGCCGGGTCGAGCGACGTGCCGGGCTTGAGCGCCAGCAACCCCGAGTCCGCCAGGAGCGCCCGCAGCCCGTCGAGATCGGCCACCAGCATGGCGGTCGCGTGATCGCTGCGCCCGAACAGGAAGAGATTGGTCTTGGTCTCGCCGGGCAGCGCGTTGAGGCCCGGCAGGATGCGCAGCTCGCGGACCGCCGTCAGTCCGCGAACCACGGTGGCGAAGAGTTCCTGCAGCGAATCCTGCGTCGAGCGATAGGTCGGGTCGGAGGGTTTGGGCTTGGTCAGGCGCTCGACTATGCCGTGCGGATGGCGCCATTGCTCGGCCACCGCATCGGAAATCTGGCCGAGATTGCCGACGATCGTCGCGCCGTAGCGGCAGCGGAACGCGCCGGCCTGGCTCGCCAGCGCATCCGAGCCATTGCCGAACAGAACATATTCCAGCGCCGTCAGCCCCTGCACGGCGACGCTCTTGCGCGGCAGGAGATCGCTCGTCGCCGCGTCCGCGTCGCGCCGGTTGACGATGATCTGCGCCTGACGCTGGGCCGCGCCGCGCCGGTCGGGCCAGAACAGGTAGCGCTCGAAGCGACTGCCTTCGGTGATCGGCCCGAAGCGGATGAACTCCACCGCACCGAAGGCCTGCGCCAGATCGGCAAAGCCCTGGCGCGCCGCCTTCAACTTGGCTTCGTCGGGCTTGGCGCAAAGCTCGGTGAAGGCCTTGGCCTCGACCTCGCCGGCCTTGTCCAGTCGCTCGTAGCCCGGCCGGATCACGCTTTCGATCGCCCGCGCCACCACCGCTTCGCGCGTCGGCGCGGCAGGAGCGGTCTGCGCCAATGCCGCGCTGCCCGTGGAGAGAACGAGACAGGCCGCGATCGAGGCCCTGAAACTGTGCCGCATCTGCAAGGACTCCCGAAAGCGAAGCAGTGCGGCGCGATCCTCGGCCGACAGGGCCGCGCGCACCCACGCCGCCATGCCAGCGGATCGCCTCCGCTAAGCTTCTGGCGCGGCCATCATGAAGACACAGCGTGTGGCCGCCCACGGTCTGCGCCAGACCGATACCCCATAGCGTCGGCCTGCGCCACATTGCGAAGGGCCGACATCACTCATAGGCGGATGGTCGGCCAGCCCCCCGCCCCTGTCGAACAGCGGGAGGTCGGAAGAAGGCGGGATCGGTTGGAAGGCACGGTGCCTGTCGGTCTGACGGTTGGTGACGAGATCGAGCACCGGGTCCGGCGCCTCCCCCGGCCCAAGCTCTCTAGAACGCCGCTGCACGGAGAGGCAGCCAGCATCGGCCTGCGTGCAGGCGCGCGAGAGGCCGGCGGACACGGAAAATCGAAGGCGGGGCTTCGGCCGCGCAACGTGTTGAACATTGGCCCCAAAGCCACCGGTGGCAAAGTGGTGAATCTCGGGTTCGCCTCGGATCTCCAAGTTTGCGCAAGTGCGCTTTCCGTCTGAAATCGTTCCGAGATTCACGCCATTCGAGACGAGGCGCCAGGGCCGGCGATCGAGGCGAACACACTTGGATTCGGAGCCGTGCCGACGCGGCGAGGCCGACCTTGCGAAGAATCAATCTTCACGCGCTGGAACCGCCACAATTCGTCGCACATCTCTTCTCTCGTCCACCTAGATTCGGCTTCGAATCCGCGGCCGAGGACAAGCGAAGGCCGCCGCAGTGGCCTGTGAACGAGGGACCGAGATGAACAGCGACGAACGTCAGATGCTGCAAAGCCTCTTCACCCGCCTGGGGGACGCGGAACGGGGCGCCCCGCCCCGCGACGGCGAGGCGGAAAGCTTCATTCGCGACCGCGTTTCCAGCGCGCCGCACGTGCCCTACTACATGGCGCAGACGATCATCGTGCAGGAAGAGGCGTTGAAGGCGGCCCACGCCCGCATCGAGGAACTGGAGCGCGCCGAGCGCGAGCGCCCGGCCCAGAGCAGCGGCGGCGGCGGCTTCCTCAGCGGGCTCTTCGGCGGCGGCGGTTCCGCGTCGCGCGACAGCCAGTCCAATTCCCGCGACAGCCAGCCGATGGGCGTGCCGCAGGGCTATCGCGGCGGGCAGGATGCCGGCTACGGGCAGGCGCAGCCCGCGCGCGGCCCCTGGGGCGCCAGCCCCCCGCAGCAGGGCGGCGGCTACGCGCAAGCCCCGATGCCTCCGCAAGGCGGGTACGGCGCGCAGCCCGGCTATGGCCAGCCCGCCGCCTACCAGCCGCCCGCGCAGGGCGGGCGCGGCGGCGGCTTCCTGGCCGGCGCGGCGCAGACGGCGGTGGGCGTGGCCGGCGGCGTGGTGCTCGGCAACATGCTGGGCAACATGTTCGGCGGCTCGCATTCCTTTCTCAATCCTGGCGGCGCGGGCGGGGTCGTGGAGAACACCACGATCGAGAACACCGAGATCATCAACGAGGCGCCCGGCGCGCAGGACGTGTCGGCATCCGACTCGGGCGATAATTCCTATGACGACGGCGGGATGCAGGACGCCGACTACGACGATCCCGGCTTCGGCGGCGGCGACGATTTCGAGGACATCTGAGCCCTTTGCGGAACGGTTGAAACGAAGAAGGCCCGCCGGTCTCCGGCGGGCCTTCTTCGTGAGGCGTCGGACTTTCAGGAGCGCCTCAGTTGGCGCCTTCGCTTTCCAGGAAGGCGTCGATGCGCCC
Protein-coding regions in this window:
- a CDS encoding sigma-54-dependent transcriptional regulator, producing the protein MSDAPSLPVAFVDDEPDLRAANEQSLLLAGYRPLLFDRAEAALAAVDAGFEGVVVTDLRMPGLSGLDLFRRLRALDADLPVILVTGHGDVATAVDALHEGVYDFIAKPYPAARLMDAVRRAGEKRRLVLENRRLRALAAQGSEADAPLIGDSPSMQRLRRTLRQIADADVDVLVEGETGSGKEVVASALHGWSRRAAHPFVALNCGALPETVIESELFGHESGAFTGAAKRRVGRIEHSSGGTLFLDEIESMPLALQVKLLRVLETREVEPLGTNERRPVDLRVVAAAKVDLGGAEARAYFREDLFYRLNVVTVQIPPLRERRGDVPLLFATFLERAAKRFRREPPALSPSVARHLREHDWPGNVRELVHFAERVALGIEEPAEPADCARTGMTLPERVDAFEADAIRAALEGSNGDVKRTIEALGIPRKTFYDKLQRHGISRRDFAGES
- a CDS encoding imelysin family protein; this translates as MAAWVRAALSAEDRAALLRFRESLQMRHSFRASIAACLVLSTGSAALAQTAPAAPTREAVVARAIESVIRPGYERLDKAGEVEAKAFTELCAKPDEAKLKAARQGFADLAQAFGAVEFIRFGPITEGSRFERYLFWPDRRGAAQRQAQIIVNRRDADAATSDLLPRKSVAVQGLTALEYVLFGNGSDALASQAGAFRCRYGATIVGNLGQISDAVAEQWRHPHGIVERLTKPKPSDPTYRSTQDSLQELFATVVRGLTAVRELRILPGLNALPGETKTNLFLFGRSDHATAMLVADLDGLRALLADSGLLALKPGTSLDPAQELGAIAVSIRALGPDLGQAAGTAEGEAVLRDAMARIQTVETVLTTEVAPALGLSADFSALDGDEKDTP
- a CDS encoding DUF2076 domain-containing protein → MNSDERQMLQSLFTRLGDAERGAPPRDGEAESFIRDRVSSAPHVPYYMAQTIIVQEEALKAAHARIEELERAERERPAQSSGGGGFLSGLFGGGGSASRDSQSNSRDSQPMGVPQGYRGGQDAGYGQAQPARGPWGASPPQQGGGYAQAPMPPQGGYGAQPGYGQPAAYQPPAQGGRGGGFLAGAAQTAVGVAGGVVLGNMLGNMFGGSHSFLNPGGAGGVVENTTIENTEIINEAPGAQDVSASDSGDNSYDDGGMQDADYDDPGFGGGDDFEDI